The segment GGCCTTGCTCTTATTTTCTTGTATTCATTTATTACAAATAGAACGGGGTTTTACCCTTTAGTAATATTTGTTTTAGCATTCTCTTTAGCTGGTAATGCCATCACACGTTTCTCTGAACATAAAAAAATCTCGAAACTATTAATAAACGTATGTGAAGTCATTAATTATTATAGGAATAAAGAGACCCAATAAACCCGACCGGGCTATAAAACGCCCAGATGGTTATCGGTGCGGTTAGGACTATGAAGAAAATCATAATAATAGGCAATTCAGGTTCAGGGGAAAATTGGCTGGGAAAGAAGTTAGCTTCAGTTCTCGATATTTCACATATTTCACTCGACAATATTTTCTGGGAGCCAGGCGGTTACAATCGGAAAAGAAACGAATCCGATGTCGAGGCTGATATATATAAAATCCAGCACTCTGTAACTTGGATCGTTGAGGGAGTATTTGGTCATATCGTTGAGCCCCTCATAGACTTTGCTGACACTTTAATATATGTCAACCTGTCCTGGGATGAATGTAGAAACAATCTGTTAAATCGAGGCTCAGAAAGTTCCAAGCAACTGGAACCAAAAAAATATAAAGAAAATTTCCAGGCTCTTCTCAAATGGGCTTCTGAATATGAGGTGCGTGATAGTAAGGCATCAAAGAAGTTACATAATTTACTGTTTGAGAATTTTTCAAGACAAAAACATATGGTTATTAATCGCTTGGGAATTGATCAGTTAATAGAAAAATGTGATACTTTTTAGCTCTACCAAACCCTTTAGAATCATTTGCTTGTTTTTAACATCACAGTTGGGTTTGTAGGCAAATTATTATGAGTAAGATAATGAATGATAAAATGAAAGTTAGATTACATAATGGCTTAAAAGAAAGTAGTATTGGTTTTCTATTAGCCCTAGTGTATATAATTTTGAAATATTTTTATTGGCCAGATATTTTTATTTGGCTGGCTGAAACAGTATTTGTCATATTTTGTACGGTTTTATTCTTCATCAGAGGTTATCGGAAAGGGTACTCAATAACTAACTTTAATCAGGAAATGCAAAAGAAGAGAGAAGAGATGTTGAATTCAAGGTTTTCTGAAGATCTCAGGTGTTATAAATGCTCTAGTATTATAAAACCAGAGGATAATAGTTGCCCGATTTGTGGATGGACCTGGAAACTTTAAAAACAAAACTCACAAACATTTGATAACCCAGCCAAGGCGGTAATACCCCCGGGTGGTTATCAGTGCAGTTCAGAGAAAATGAAATGACGGAAAAATTAAAAGATTATCTTTCTTCAGGAGATTTTAAGGAAATTTCCTTCCATGACAATCATGTATATGGCTTTTCTGTGCGACAAAAAGAATTCGGTGAAGACCTGATCCTTGATATCGATTATATCTCTGAATGGATCTGTCATGAGGATAGAACTTGTTCGTTTAAAATAATCCCTGCCGATCTAATTTTTTCTGATATAGTTGATCTGGAGATCAACCTTTCATGGGGAAAAACATTAACACAGCCTGACCCCCAATATGCCATCACACATTCACTTTCAGGGGAAATT is part of the Desulfatiglans sp. genome and harbors:
- a CDS encoding AAA family ATPase, with product MKKIIIIGNSGSGENWLGKKLASVLDISHISLDNIFWEPGGYNRKRNESDVEADIYKIQHSVTWIVEGVFGHIVEPLIDFADTLIYVNLSWDECRNNLLNRGSESSKQLEPKKYKENFQALLKWASEYEVRDSKASKKLHNLLFENFSRQKHMVINRLGIDQLIEKCDTF